The following nucleotide sequence is from bacterium.
TCCCGAAAAACGGGCAGTGAACGGGGATAAAGGCTTTTCTCGGGTGCCCTTTCCTTTGAGGTACTTTCCTTTGGGCGAGCAAAGGAAAGTATCAGAATAAAAATTTTAAAAATCCGGTATTCGATGAAAAACATTTTGTTCCTTGACATACAAAGCCTCTCCGGTCTAATATACTATAAGTATACCATAAGCATGTAAGGAATGGTACAGCGTGTTCACCATAGAGGGGAAAATAGTATGAAATCGCGCAAAAAAACAGGAATCATCGGCTTCGGGCTGGCCGGGAGAAACATGCACTACCGGGCCCTCGTCGAGGGACTCGGCGACCTCGTGGAAGTGACCGCGGTCTGGAACAGGAGCGAAATCCCCCGCGAAGGGCGTGCTCCCGGGGATTTTCCGCTTGACGGCTCGGTTGCGGTATACCGCGACATCGACCGGTTCTTCGCGCATCCGGACATGGATGTCGTGCACATCACAACGCCGAGCGGACAGCACCTCGAATATATCGAGCGGGCCGCGCTGTCGGGCAGGCATGTAATCTGCGACAAGCCGCTCGAAGTGACACTCGCCCGGATCGACCGTGCCATCGGGGTCTGCGAAAAGAACGGCGTGAAGCTCACGGTCAGCTTCCAGCACCGGTATAATCCCCATGTGCAGCGCCTGAAGGACGTTATCGAAAAAGGGAATCTGGGCGAAATAATCGAGGGTTCCACCGAGTGCAAACTCTACCGTAATCCCGAATACTACACCGGGTCCTCATGGCATGGCATATATTCCCTCGACGGCGGCGCGGCGCTCATAAACCAGTCAATCCACTACATCGACCTCCTCCAGTGGCTCATGGGCGCGCCGGTGGAAACGGTGAGGAAGGGAATAGCGGAACGGCTCGTTCACACGTATATCGAGGCCGAGGATTTCGGGTACGGCGAACTGGCGCTCGCAAACGGCGCTTCCATGACCATTCTTGGCGGCACCTGCTTCAGACCGGGCATCGGCCAGAGCCTCGAAATAAAGGGAACCGACGGCTGGGCATCGGTTACCGAGGGAATCGTGACACGTGCCTGCTGGGGCGGCGCCGACAAAACCGCCTCGTTCGGCGAAGCGGTGCGGGTATCCGGATCGTCATCGTCCCCCATGCTCGGTCTCGACAACCATGTGCGCTGTTTCCGTGCTGCCTACGAGGCTCTGCTCCGGGGAGACGATATGCCCGTGAGCGGTCATGAGGCGCGGAAGTCAACCGAGATCATCCTCGGAATATACAAGGCCGCCGAGACGGACAGACCGGTTGCGCTGCCGCTCGAAGCAGATTACAAACCCGGCGGCGCCCGTTAAAGCGGTGAGTACTGATAAAAGCCCGGTTTCACAATGGAAATGATAATCCCCAGACATTAATATGAAAATATCATGTAACATCTTGATTGTAAATAGAATATAAGCTACTTCAGATCGAGAATTTACAAACCCGTTGAAAAGCCCCGCGTTCACAATCGGTTTTCGGAAAGAGAATGGGTGCTGTCCGAGCGAGCCGAAGGCTCGTGAGTTCACACATTCCCGAAAAACGGTTGTGAACGGGGAAGAAGGCTTTTCACGGGCGCCCTTTCCTTTGGATACTTTCCTTCGGGCGAGCAAAGGAAAGTATCAGATTAAAAAGTGACCTTAAAAATGGTTATTTACCGAACATACGATGGCGTTGATAACCTCCGGTTGATTTGTTATATGTTGATTTGTTATATTATGCTCGTGAAGCATTCTTTCATTCCTCATTTCATCAGATAATAGAAAAAACCGGAGAGAACACGTGATAAAAAGAATTCTGCTGACCATATCGCCTCTTGCTTCTATCGTGTATATGCTTACCGCCTGTCCTGCGCCCGCCCAGCCCGGAACTTGCGGAGTCGGGCTAATTATCGGCGAGCCGACGGGATTTTCCTTTAAATACCGTCAGGCCGGAACGATTGCGTATGACGGCGCTGTGGCATGGTCGTTTGTCAAGGAACCTCATCTCCACGTTCATGTCGATGTTCTCAACCATAACCGTGAAATTCTCAACGATAATCTGGAGATTACCGAGGGTTCACTGATTCTCTATTACGGCATCGGAGGCCGTCTCCGTATCGAGGAAGAATCGAGGATCGGGATACGGTTCGTTATCGGGACATCATATGAATTCGAGGATGCGCCGTTCGATGCTTTCTTCGAGATCGCGCCCATCATGGATATCGCTCCCGCGACCGAGCTGACCGGGAACGCCGCAATCGGCATGCGTTACTGGTTCTGATATGATTTACCGTGAAAATGCAGGCGAAAAAAGAGCAAAAAAAGCCACCCCGCAGTGGAGTGGCTTTTGTGTGTGTATATGGTTTTCCGAATCGGTGAAAATACCGGTCAAAGCGAAGCAAACCGCACTTTTTTCGGCTTGACCAGCCGCTCGAAATCGGCGTATTTCAGACGGATGAGCTCCGTGTGGGAACCGGCGTTGAACGCGATCTCCTCGTCAACGCTGAGCGCTTCGGCGACATACACATCCATCCCGTAGAGATTCCCGAACGGCGGCATCGCGCCGACATCGCACTCGGGGAAGAGGTCTTTGAACTCCTCCTCGGAGGCAAGCTCGGCGTTTTTTGCCCCGATGGCCTTTCTCAGGAGGTGAAAATCGATCTGATGAGAGGAGGGCAGAACCGCCATCGCCATTCTGCCGTCTATCTTGACCATGACCGTCTTCGCCAGCTCCTTTCCCGGGATGTGGGAGGAAGCCGCCACCTCCTGCGCCGTATAAGCCTTTGAATGGCTTATCGTTACATACTTTATCCCCTTGCTGTCGAGGAATTCCTTCAATTTCCGTACCGGCATATACCCTCCTTTATGATGTCCTGACTTTTCCGTTCCGACACCACAGCCAACGATACCGAACGCATGAAGTCTATTCCATGATATACTTCGAATATCCCTCTCTATTATTTTACTCCTTATTTAATAATCAGAATCATGCAAATTCAAGTATTATTTTTCGGAGACAGGTATTTAAAGAAAAAAAGTCTGAACCGCTGATTGAAATGATTAAATGATTTTCATGATTAAAACCGGGATAATGACCAATATCATCATGGCAATCAGTTAATCACGGTAATCAATGGTTCAGACAGTTTAAATACATAAAACCGTTTTTATGTCGTATAGCCTCAGTCAGTACTGACTGGGCTCAGGGATAAGTGATCTTTCTTTCCGTTTTCCCCCTTATCCCAGCCTCT
It contains:
- a CDS encoding Gfo/Idh/MocA family oxidoreductase; the protein is MKSRKKTGIIGFGLAGRNMHYRALVEGLGDLVEVTAVWNRSEIPREGRAPGDFPLDGSVAVYRDIDRFFAHPDMDVVHITTPSGQHLEYIERAALSGRHVICDKPLEVTLARIDRAIGVCEKNGVKLTVSFQHRYNPHVQRLKDVIEKGNLGEIIEGSTECKLYRNPEYYTGSSWHGIYSLDGGAALINQSIHYIDLLQWLMGAPVETVRKGIAERLVHTYIEAEDFGYGELALANGASMTILGGTCFRPGIGQSLEIKGTDGWASVTEGIVTRACWGGADKTASFGEAVRVSGSSSSPMLGLDNHVRCFRAAYEALLRGDDMPVSGHEARKSTEIILGIYKAAETDRPVALPLEADYKPGGAR
- a CDS encoding YbaK/EbsC family protein, whose product is MPVRKLKEFLDSKGIKYVTISHSKAYTAQEVAASSHIPGKELAKTVMVKIDGRMAMAVLPSSHQIDFHLLRKAIGAKNAELASEEEFKDLFPECDVGAMPPFGNLYGMDVYVAEALSVDEEIAFNAGSHTELIRLKYADFERLVKPKKVRFASL